The Luteimonas sp. YGD11-2 genome has a window encoding:
- the cysK gene encoding cysteine synthase A, protein MIHDSILDTIGRTPVVRLHRLGPANVELYAKVESFNPGGSVKDRLALAIILDAEARGLLKPGDTVVEATSGNTGVALAMVCAARGYRFVATMVETFSIERRKLMRAYGARVILTPAAERGTGMVRKARELAEQHGWFLASQFTNPANPGYHRNTTAAEILRDFAGRRLDHFVTGWGTGGTLTGVGGMLRLARPEVEVVACEPAGAAMLQGKDWAPHRIQGWTPDFVPEVLDRDAAHRVLSVTDVDAIEIARRLAAEEGIFVGISAGATMAAALDVARGADDGAVVLAMLPDTGERYFSTPLFEGVSEGSDDDWLAGLP, encoded by the coding sequence ATGATCCACGATTCCATCCTAGACACCATCGGCCGGACCCCGGTGGTCCGCCTGCACCGCCTCGGGCCGGCCAACGTCGAACTCTACGCCAAGGTCGAAAGCTTCAACCCCGGCGGCTCGGTCAAGGACCGGCTCGCACTGGCGATCATCCTCGATGCGGAGGCGCGCGGCCTGCTCAAGCCCGGCGATACCGTGGTGGAGGCCACCTCAGGCAATACCGGCGTGGCGCTGGCGATGGTCTGCGCCGCGCGTGGCTACAGGTTCGTGGCCACGATGGTGGAGACGTTCTCGATCGAGCGCCGCAAGCTGATGCGCGCGTACGGTGCGCGGGTGATCCTGACCCCGGCCGCCGAACGCGGCACCGGCATGGTGCGCAAGGCCCGCGAGCTCGCCGAACAGCACGGCTGGTTCCTCGCCAGCCAGTTCACCAATCCGGCCAACCCCGGCTACCACCGCAACACCACCGCCGCCGAGATCCTGCGCGATTTCGCCGGCCGCCGGCTTGACCATTTCGTGACCGGCTGGGGCACCGGCGGCACCCTGACCGGCGTGGGCGGGATGCTGCGGCTGGCGCGGCCCGAGGTGGAGGTGGTCGCCTGCGAACCGGCCGGTGCGGCGATGCTGCAGGGCAAGGACTGGGCGCCGCACCGGATCCAGGGCTGGACGCCGGACTTCGTGCCGGAGGTGCTCGACCGCGACGCCGCGCACCGGGTGCTGTCGGTGACCGATGTCGACGCCATCGAGATCGCCCGCCGGCTGGCGGCGGAAGAAGGCATCTTCGTCGGCATCTCGGCCGGCGCGACCATGGCGGCGGCACTCGATGTGGCCCGCGGCGCGGACGACGGTGCGGTGGTGCTGGCGATGCTGCCCGATACCGGTGAGCGCTACTTCTCCACGCCCCTGTTCGAGGGCGTCAGCGAAGGTTCGGACGACGACTGGCTCGCGGGCCTGCCGTAG
- a CDS encoding class I fructose-bisphosphate aldolase, with translation MSIEQLAETAQAMVAPGKGIIAIDESNGTIGKRFEAVGIANSEDNRRAYREMLLTTPKLGEHISGAILFDETLRQSTRDGVPFARVMRNAGIIPGIKVDRGTQPLAGFPGEVVTEGLDGLRERLREYYRLGARFAKWRAVIHIGEDMPSGTCIEVNTHALARYAALCQENGLVPMVEPEVLMDGDHDIETCYEVSEVVLRSLFDALYNQSVMLEGTILKASMVLPGKGCDEQVAVDEVASSTLMCLKSAVPAILPGIVFLSGGQSDEDATAHLDAMNRMGPNPWPLSFSYGRAMQQAALKLWAQDPASNVARAQQTVYARARDNGLAALGEWTPA, from the coding sequence ATGAGCATCGAACAGCTTGCCGAAACCGCCCAGGCGATGGTCGCCCCCGGCAAGGGCATCATCGCCATCGACGAGTCCAACGGCACGATCGGCAAGCGCTTCGAGGCCGTGGGCATCGCCAACAGCGAGGACAACCGCCGCGCCTACCGCGAGATGCTGTTGACCACGCCGAAGCTCGGCGAGCACATCAGCGGCGCCATCCTGTTCGACGAGACACTGCGCCAGTCCACCCGCGACGGCGTGCCGTTCGCCCGGGTGATGCGCAACGCCGGGATCATCCCGGGCATCAAGGTCGACCGGGGCACCCAGCCGCTGGCCGGCTTCCCGGGTGAAGTGGTGACCGAAGGTCTCGACGGATTGCGCGAGCGCCTGCGCGAGTACTACCGGCTCGGTGCGCGCTTCGCCAAGTGGCGCGCGGTGATCCACATCGGCGAGGACATGCCGTCGGGCACCTGCATCGAGGTCAACACCCATGCGCTGGCACGCTATGCCGCGCTGTGCCAGGAAAACGGCCTGGTGCCGATGGTCGAGCCGGAAGTGCTGATGGACGGCGACCATGACATCGAGACCTGCTACGAGGTCTCCGAGGTGGTGCTGCGTTCGCTGTTCGATGCGCTCTACAACCAGAGCGTGATGCTCGAGGGCACCATCCTCAAGGCATCGATGGTGCTGCCGGGCAAGGGCTGCGACGAGCAGGTGGCGGTGGACGAGGTGGCTTCGTCGACGCTGATGTGCCTGAAGTCGGCGGTGCCGGCGATCCTGCCGGGCATCGTGTTCCTGTCCGGCGGGCAGTCCGACGAGGACGCCACCGCGCATCTGGACGCCATGAACCGGATGGGTCCGAACCCCTGGCCGCTGTCGTTCTCCTACGGCCGCGCGATGCAGCAGGCGGCGCTGAAGCTGTGGGCGCAGGACCCGGCCAGCAATGTCGCGCGCGCGCAGCAGACGGTATACGCGCGGGCCCGCGACAATGGCCTCGCCGCACTGGGCGAGTGGACGCCTGCGTAA
- the pyk gene encoding pyruvate kinase, whose amino-acid sequence MDHRRRTRILATLGPATDPPGVLDAILRAGVDVVRLNFSHGDPASQKARAQAVREAAARVGTEVGILADLPGPKIRIERFEQGRVQLRAGERFDLVASDDAGPGTVHEVGVSYLGLPDDLNAGDVLLLDDGLMQLRVESIDGPRIVTTVLNDGALSDRKGLNRLGGGLSLGALTDHDRALISVAAELDVDFIAVSFCRNAADMEEARALARAAGSDAALVSKIERAEAIENLGEIIDASDVVMVARGDLGVEIGDAELPGLQKKIIRESLARDRVVITATQMLQSMVESPIPTRAEVLDVANAVIDGTDAVMLSAETAAGNFPVRAVEAMARICLGAERQFNHDTNFEQAQRNLERADQAIAMAAMFLTEHIGVRAIVAMTESGGTARFLSRFRSNAPVYAFSRHPGARRRMRLMRDVFAFDYDSRGQTPREAARGSIQQLVEAGMLECRDRVVFTSGEHMETHGATNTLRLLRVGEQGRAEGLGEL is encoded by the coding sequence ATGGACCACCGCCGCCGCACCCGCATCCTTGCCACCCTTGGCCCCGCCACCGACCCGCCCGGCGTCCTCGATGCCATCCTGCGTGCCGGCGTCGATGTGGTCCGGCTGAACTTCTCGCATGGCGATCCCGCCTCGCAGAAGGCGCGCGCGCAGGCGGTGCGCGAGGCGGCGGCACGGGTCGGCACGGAGGTCGGCATCCTCGCCGACCTGCCGGGGCCCAAGATCCGCATCGAGCGCTTCGAACAGGGCCGCGTGCAGCTGCGCGCCGGCGAGCGCTTCGACCTGGTGGCCAGCGACGACGCCGGCCCCGGCACCGTGCACGAGGTCGGCGTGAGCTATCTCGGCCTGCCCGATGACCTCAATGCCGGCGACGTGCTGCTGCTCGACGACGGCCTGATGCAGCTGCGGGTGGAGTCCATCGACGGCCCTCGCATCGTGACCACCGTGCTCAACGATGGCGCACTGTCCGACCGCAAGGGGCTCAACCGCCTCGGCGGCGGGCTGTCGCTGGGCGCACTCACCGACCACGACCGCGCGCTGATCAGCGTGGCTGCCGAGCTCGACGTCGACTTCATCGCGGTGTCGTTCTGCCGCAACGCCGCCGACATGGAAGAGGCGCGCGCGCTGGCGCGTGCCGCCGGCAGCGATGCCGCGCTGGTGTCGAAGATCGAGCGCGCGGAGGCGATCGAGAACCTCGGCGAGATCATCGATGCCAGCGACGTGGTGATGGTCGCGCGCGGCGACCTCGGCGTGGAGATCGGCGATGCCGAGCTGCCGGGCCTGCAGAAGAAGATCATCCGCGAGTCGCTGGCCCGCGACCGCGTGGTGATCACCGCCACGCAGATGCTGCAGTCGATGGTGGAGTCGCCGATCCCCACCCGCGCCGAAGTGCTGGACGTGGCCAACGCGGTCATCGACGGCACCGACGCGGTGATGCTGTCGGCCGAGACCGCGGCCGGCAACTTCCCGGTGCGCGCGGTCGAGGCGATGGCGCGCATCTGCCTCGGTGCCGAGCGCCAGTTCAACCACGACACCAATTTCGAGCAGGCGCAGCGCAACCTCGAGCGTGCCGACCAGGCGATCGCGATGGCGGCGATGTTCCTGACCGAGCACATCGGCGTGCGCGCGATCGTGGCGATGACCGAATCCGGCGGCACCGCGCGCTTCCTGTCGCGGTTCCGTTCCAACGCACCGGTGTACGCGTTCTCGCGCCACCCGGGTGCGCGCCGGCGCATGCGGCTGATGCGCGACGTGTTCGCGTTCGACTACGACAGCCGCGGGCAGACCCCGCGCGAAGCCGCGCGCGGCAGCATCCAGCAGCTGGTCGAGGCCGGCATGCTCGAGTGCCGTGACCGGGTGGTGTTCACCAGCGGCGAGCACATGGAAACCCACGGCGCCACCAACACGCTGCGGCTTCTGCGGGTGGGCGAGCAGGGCCGCGCCGAAGGTCTGGGCGAGCTGTAG